Proteins encoded together in one Nostoc sp. PCC 7524 window:
- a CDS encoding class I SAM-dependent methyltransferase codes for MLEQQPENLRQKVQELASEAINKSEPTAWFEVLYASANGDAEQIPWAKLTPHPYLQDWLDNHELSTEGKKALVIGCGLGDDAEALAKLGFDVTAFDISPTAINWCQKRFPNSPVNYQIADLLAIPQQWFQAFDFVFECRNIQALPLSLRSAVIASVASLVAPSGTLLLITRVRDTEAEPSGPPWPLSQSELAQLESLGLQKIEELLFLESQETDVKQMRIVYQRKEE; via the coding sequence ATGTTGGAACAACAACCTGAGAATTTACGCCAGAAAGTGCAAGAGTTAGCATCTGAAGCTATTAATAAATCAGAACCAACAGCATGGTTTGAAGTGTTATATGCTTCAGCTAATGGTGATGCTGAACAAATCCCTTGGGCAAAGTTAACTCCACATCCCTATCTCCAAGATTGGTTAGATAATCATGAATTATCAACTGAAGGGAAAAAAGCTTTGGTAATTGGTTGTGGCTTGGGAGATGATGCGGAAGCTTTAGCTAAATTGGGATTTGATGTTACAGCTTTTGATATTTCTCCTACTGCTATTAATTGGTGTCAAAAGCGATTTCCTAATTCTCCAGTTAATTATCAAATTGCTGATTTGTTAGCTATTCCTCAGCAATGGTTTCAGGCTTTTGATTTTGTTTTTGAATGTCGCAATATCCAAGCTTTACCTTTGAGTCTACGCTCTGCGGTTATCGCCTCTGTTGCTTCGCTAGTTGCTCCTAGCGGCACTCTATTGTTAATTACTCGTGTGCGTGATACAGAAGCTGAACCATCTGGCCCTCCTTGGCCATTATCTCAATCGGAACTAGCACAGTTAGAAAGTTTAGGATTACAAAAAATCGAGGAGCTATTGTTTTTAGAATCCCAGGAAACAGACGTTAAACAAATGCGGATTGTGTATCAAAGAAAGGAGGAATAA
- a CDS encoding tetratricopeptide repeat protein produces the protein MNNDFYNQGLEKAKQKDYAGAIEEFSRAIQLTPYYAEAYLKRGLAYYDSGAVLQAISDYTEALKINPESVETYYCRALARLALKNLPGALEDVDKAIYLNFNYAAAHDLRGIVRRKQGYIQDAIASFKKAADLYLQQKDTENCRLCLERIKQLQPPPKPVTQPVVAKSAPIISVNEYFSQLLEKAEKGDTRQAMADLNWILQADSQDAQAYCCRGVVRCKMGNYREAIADFNQALQLNFQDAIVYRNRGKARSLLGDHQGAIADFQQAIQMQPQDALNYVARGNTYRAMGNYLGAIADYGYALQINPNDGQAYYNRGITYTFLEEMQNAVADYQKAISIFCEQEDWENHQQVLDSLKLIQKSVPEAKQQKSNILRQRLLRLVGGYWELAQRLIEQKKDYYPGMTEEWYMQKVIDDLERDRGR, from the coding sequence ATGAATAACGATTTTTACAATCAGGGACTAGAAAAAGCCAAACAAAAAGACTACGCTGGAGCAATTGAGGAATTTAGCCGGGCGATACAACTAACTCCTTATTATGCCGAAGCTTATTTAAAACGGGGTTTAGCATATTATGATTCAGGGGCAGTTCTTCAGGCTATTTCAGATTACACGGAAGCTCTCAAGATAAATCCTGAGAGTGTAGAAACATACTACTGTCGTGCATTAGCCAGGTTAGCACTGAAAAATTTACCAGGGGCGTTGGAAGATGTAGACAAGGCGATTTATTTAAATTTTAATTATGCGGCTGCCCATGATTTGCGGGGGATAGTGCGGCGCAAACAAGGGTATATTCAAGATGCGATCGCTAGTTTTAAAAAAGCCGCAGATTTATATTTACAGCAAAAAGATACAGAAAATTGTCGTCTGTGCTTAGAACGAATTAAGCAACTACAACCACCGCCAAAACCAGTTACACAGCCAGTAGTGGCGAAGAGTGCGCCGATTATATCTGTGAATGAATATTTTAGCCAATTACTGGAAAAAGCCGAAAAAGGAGACACCCGCCAAGCTATGGCGGATTTAAATTGGATATTGCAAGCTGACTCCCAGGATGCACAGGCTTATTGTTGTCGGGGCGTGGTGCGGTGCAAAATGGGCAATTATCGAGAAGCGATCGCAGATTTTAACCAAGCCTTACAATTAAACTTTCAAGATGCCATTGTGTATCGTAACCGAGGTAAAGCCCGTTCGCTATTAGGGGATCATCAAGGTGCGATCGCGGATTTTCAGCAAGCCATCCAAATGCAACCCCAAGATGCTTTAAATTATGTTGCCAGAGGTAACACCTATCGAGCAATGGGTAATTATCTTGGTGCGATCGCTGACTATGGCTACGCTTTGCAAATTAACCCCAATGATGGGCAAGCTTACTACAATCGCGGCATTACTTATACTTTTTTAGAAGAGATGCAAAATGCTGTAGCAGATTATCAAAAAGCCATCAGTATTTTTTGTGAACAAGAAGACTGGGAAAATCATCAACAAGTTTTAGATAGCCTCAAACTAATTCAGAAGTCTGTTCCTGAAGCCAAGCAGCAAAAATCTAACATTTTGCGTCAACGACTTTTACGCCTAGTTGGGGGATATTGGGAACTAGCTCAAAGATTAATTGAACAGAAAAAAGATTATTACCCAGGGATGACGGAAGAATGGTATATGCAAAAAGTTATTGATGATTTAGAACGCGATCGCGGTAGATAA
- a CDS encoding DUF711 family protein has protein sequence MKIRTITTGITLESPQETDKLKIADDFNQQAQIIFEQQGYEVQTTRISTNSWEEYLAGSQSEIINQVKNLEEFCQSLNISFFNIGYASTPETVDLIPNINKNTSIVYCSSKIGNHFENAQASAQAIKRISQESENGYGNFRFCAGANCQSGIPFFPTSYHVGETSFGIGLELSDLVMPAFTVADNIQDAEKKLQIILEEEVKKVEAIANQISNQFQINFHGIDTSLAPSLDKENSIAFAYEKLLDGKFGNPGTLAISGMLTRVLKSIPIKTCGYSGLMLPVCEDIGLATRANEQTYDLTNLLLYSAVCGCGLDTVPIPGDISIEKITAILIDMTTLAFKLNKPLSARLFPIPNKKAGEMTNFNSPYLVDCQIFAVN, from the coding sequence ATGAAAATTAGAACCATCACTACAGGTATAACACTTGAATCACCGCAAGAAACAGACAAACTCAAAATAGCAGATGATTTTAATCAACAAGCGCAGATAATTTTTGAGCAACAAGGTTACGAAGTACAAACTACAAGAATTTCTACTAACTCCTGGGAAGAATATCTTGCAGGTTCTCAGTCTGAAATTATCAATCAGGTTAAAAATTTAGAAGAATTTTGTCAAAGTTTAAATATCAGCTTTTTTAATATTGGTTACGCTAGCACTCCTGAAACTGTAGATTTAATTCCTAACATCAACAAAAACACCTCCATAGTTTACTGCTCCAGTAAAATTGGCAATCATTTTGAAAATGCTCAAGCATCAGCCCAAGCGATTAAACGCATCTCCCAAGAGAGTGAAAATGGCTATGGTAATTTTCGCTTCTGTGCTGGTGCAAACTGTCAGTCAGGTATCCCATTTTTCCCGACATCTTACCATGTAGGCGAAACTTCTTTTGGGATTGGTTTAGAGTTGTCTGACTTGGTAATGCCAGCATTTACTGTGGCTGATAATATCCAAGATGCTGAAAAAAAGCTGCAAATAATTTTAGAGGAAGAAGTTAAGAAAGTTGAGGCGATCGCTAATCAAATTTCTAACCAATTTCAAATAAACTTTCATGGTATAGATACATCTCTTGCACCATCTTTAGATAAAGAAAATAGTATAGCTTTCGCCTACGAAAAATTACTAGATGGCAAATTTGGTAATCCTGGAACGTTAGCAATTTCTGGAATGCTAACGCGAGTTTTAAAAAGCATCCCCATCAAAACCTGTGGTTATTCTGGTTTGATGCTACCAGTTTGTGAAGATATCGGTTTAGCAACTAGAGCCAATGAGCAGACTTATGATCTTACAAATTTATTATTATATTCAGCCGTTTGTGGTTGTGGATTAGACACTGTACCGATTCCTGGCGATATTTCCATAGAAAAAATTACAGCCATATTAATAGATATGACAACATTAGCATTTAAGCTTAACAAACCTCTTTCCGCCCGGTTATTTCCTATCCCCAATAAAAAAGCAGGGGAAATGACTAATTTCAATTCCCCTTATCTTGTAGATTGTCAAATATTTGCAGTCAATTGA
- a CDS encoding 2OG-Fe dioxygenase family protein: MQKVGGMTELEYAFLFTLRKVNSINVEDFKAFFNNLPVDPYIKGKYRLRRLSRFTVTGEKLIKLPHGYLFQSKEYNPLLGDVRREFAELEDAMIELDSFRKLILAFSDSCKLHPEAEIGVHQIRTICSPESFGNPAPEGIHQDGTDFIGIFSVNRDNIQGGETHLYTAKKEKPVFSKILHSGELLLVNDHDFFHFTTPIKPQTEAQGFRDVFVLTSPSLLTD; this comes from the coding sequence ATGCAAAAAGTCGGGGGAATGACAGAATTAGAATATGCCTTTCTGTTTACTTTGAGAAAGGTAAATTCAATTAATGTAGAAGATTTTAAAGCATTTTTTAATAATTTGCCCGTTGACCCTTATATTAAAGGCAAATATCGTTTAAGAAGACTTTCACGGTTTACGGTAACGGGAGAGAAATTAATTAAACTACCTCATGGATATCTTTTTCAAAGTAAAGAATATAATCCATTGTTAGGTGATGTTAGAAGAGAGTTTGCTGAATTAGAAGATGCCATGATTGAACTTGATAGTTTTAGAAAGTTAATCTTGGCATTTAGTGATTCTTGTAAACTGCATCCCGAAGCTGAAATTGGGGTGCATCAAATCAGAACGATTTGTTCTCCTGAAAGTTTTGGTAATCCTGCACCTGAAGGTATCCATCAAGACGGTACTGATTTTATTGGTATCTTCTCTGTGAATAGAGACAATATTCAAGGTGGAGAAACACATTTATATACGGCTAAAAAAGAGAAGCCAGTATTTAGTAAGATTCTGCATTCAGGAGAATTGTTGTTAGTCAACGACCATGATTTTTTCCACTTTACCACGCCAATTAAACCGCAAACTGAAGCCCAAGGATTTAGGGATGTGTTTGTGCTGACTTCTCCTAGTTTGTTGACTGATTAA
- a CDS encoding IS110 family transposase, whose translation MQVVYNRCAGLDVHKKTVVACVITPKSSSGWHKEIRTFTTMTQDLLKLSDWLTSHNCTHVAMESTGEYWRPVFNILEGNFEVMLVNARHIKAVPGRKTDIKDSQWIAELLQHGLLRASFIPPVEQRDLRDLTRHRSNFIRERVNLVNRVQKVLEAANIKLASVASDVMGVSGRAMLAAIVEGSASPELMADLAKGTMRKKHDLLIQALEGRVRPHQRFILAQLLCQIDSIDETIKCFDQQIEEYCRPFDQAVELVDTIPGVARRTAEIIVSEIGTDMSRFPSAEHLAAWAGVAPGNYESGGKKLCDGTRKGNRVLRTILVQAAHALARTKTYLAAQFRRLSARRGKKRAAVAVAHSILTIAYHLISRQEPYKDLGADYFDKHRHVSVKKRLIKRLEKLGYQVSVEPVPVAI comes from the coding sequence ATGCAGGTAGTCTACAATCGTTGTGCAGGACTAGATGTACACAAAAAGACGGTGGTAGCTTGTGTAATTACCCCGAAGTCTTCGTCCGGATGGCACAAGGAAATACGCACATTCACTACAATGACTCAGGACTTGTTAAAACTTTCTGACTGGTTAACAAGTCACAATTGTACTCATGTAGCAATGGAGAGTACTGGAGAGTACTGGCGACCTGTATTTAATATCCTAGAAGGAAACTTTGAAGTTATGTTAGTTAATGCCCGTCATATAAAAGCGGTGCCAGGACGCAAAACAGACATCAAAGATTCGCAGTGGATTGCCGAACTACTACAACATGGGTTGTTACGTGCGAGTTTTATTCCCCCTGTGGAGCAAAGAGATTTGCGCGATTTAACTCGTCATCGTAGCAATTTTATTCGCGAAAGAGTTAACTTAGTGAATCGAGTCCAAAAAGTGCTGGAAGCTGCTAATATCAAACTTGCCTCAGTTGCCAGTGACGTAATGGGTGTGTCAGGACGAGCAATGCTAGCTGCGATTGTTGAAGGTAGCGCTAGTCCTGAACTGATGGCGGACTTGGCAAAAGGAACCATGCGAAAAAAGCACGATTTACTGATTCAAGCACTTGAGGGTAGAGTTCGTCCTCATCAACGATTCATTCTTGCACAGCTACTGTGTCAAATTGATAGCATAGACGAAACAATTAAATGTTTTGACCAACAAATTGAGGAATATTGCCGCCCTTTCGACCAAGCGGTTGAGTTAGTTGACACCATACCTGGTGTTGCTCGTCGAACTGCTGAGATCATTGTCTCGGAAATTGGCACGGATATGAGTCGCTTCCCAAGTGCCGAACATTTGGCTGCTTGGGCTGGGGTTGCCCCTGGAAACTATGAAAGTGGCGGTAAGAAGCTTTGTGACGGCACTCGCAAAGGTAATCGAGTTTTACGAACTATTTTGGTTCAAGCTGCCCATGCTTTGGCTCGAACTAAAACTTACCTTGCTGCACAGTTTCGTCGTCTGTCGGCACGACGCGGAAAAAAACGCGCTGCGGTTGCTGTTGCACATTCTATTTTAACGATCGCTTACCATCTCATATCACGTCAAGAACCTTATAAAGATTTAGGAGCTGATTATTTCGACAAACATCGACATGTAAGTGTCAAGAAACGTTTGATTAAACGCCTAGAAAAACTTGGTTATCAAGTTAGTGTTGAACCTGTTCCGGTCGCAATTTAA
- the sfsA gene encoding DNA/RNA nuclease SfsA, with protein MTDWLYRYPPLYPGILLKRYKRFFADVQLASGEVVTAHCPNTGPMTGVSTIGSAVQLSKSDNPNRKLAYTLELIQVNDNQPTWVGVNTALPNRIVKLALAKQLFPELSNYSQIKSEVVYGQDKKSRVDFLLTGNDTERPIYLEVKNTTWCDGTLALFPDTETTRGQKHLRELMALLPTMRAVMLYFINRGDCTEFAPGDTTDPIYGKLLRDAIALGLEVLPCRFDISPEGIRYLGLAKLKI; from the coding sequence ATGACTGATTGGCTCTACCGTTACCCACCCCTATATCCTGGTATTCTACTCAAACGCTACAAACGCTTTTTTGCTGATGTGCAACTAGCTAGTGGGGAAGTAGTTACAGCCCATTGTCCCAATACTGGCCCCATGACTGGAGTATCAACCATTGGTAGTGCGGTACAACTTTCCAAAAGTGATAACCCTAACCGTAAATTAGCTTATACTCTAGAACTAATTCAAGTAAACGATAACCAACCGACATGGGTAGGAGTGAACACAGCTTTACCCAACCGGATAGTAAAGTTAGCCTTAGCAAAACAGTTATTTCCAGAATTGAGTAACTACAGCCAAATTAAAAGCGAAGTAGTTTACGGACAAGATAAAAAAAGCCGGGTAGATTTCTTGTTGACAGGGAACGATACAGAACGCCCAATTTATTTAGAAGTAAAAAATACCACTTGGTGTGACGGCACATTAGCACTATTCCCCGACACCGAAACCACCAGAGGGCAGAAACACCTACGAGAACTCATGGCATTATTACCCACAATGCGAGCAGTCATGCTGTACTTTATCAATCGTGGTGATTGTACCGAATTTGCCCCTGGCGATACTACTGATCCTATATATGGTAAATTATTGCGTGATGCGATCGCCCTAGGTTTAGAAGTCCTCCCCTGTCGCTTCGACATTTCCCCAGAAGGCATTCGTTATCTAGGTTTAGCCAAACTTAAAATTTAA
- a CDS encoding gluconokinase codes for MIILVMGVSGAGKSTIAQLLADSLHWEFQDADDFHSPENIEKMRQGIPLDDTDRIPWLQEIRNAIAQWLQENKNVVLACSALKASYRHFLVLDNRVKIVYLQGSFDIIQKRLKERQNHFMTEKLLKSQFDALEEPDDAVCVDVSQPSTDIVQTIKTALEL; via the coding sequence ATGATTATTCTTGTCATGGGCGTATCCGGTGCCGGCAAAAGCACCATTGCCCAACTCCTAGCCGATTCCTTGCACTGGGAATTTCAAGACGCAGATGATTTCCACTCACCAGAAAACATCGAGAAAATGCGCCAAGGAATCCCCCTAGATGATACCGATAGAATACCTTGGCTACAAGAAATCAGAAATGCGATCGCGCAATGGTTGCAAGAAAATAAAAATGTAGTGTTAGCCTGTTCCGCCCTCAAAGCCAGCTATCGCCATTTTCTCGTACTAGATAACAGAGTCAAAATAGTTTATCTCCAAGGCTCATTTGACATCATTCAAAAACGCCTAAAAGAGCGACAAAACCACTTTATGACCGAAAAGCTCCTCAAAAGCCAATTCGATGCACTTGAGGAGCCTGATGACGCTGTATGCGTAGATGTTTCACAGCCATCTACAGATATTGTGCAAACCATTAAAACGGCTTTAGAACTTTAA
- a CDS encoding type II toxin-antitoxin system HicA family toxin — MELNSKHQKTLDDIFENPVRSNIAWSDIESMLVALGAEVSEGKGSRVRIALNGVRATFHRPHPEKETDKGAVKSMRRFLTEANVKEYKHTGGLNDNEI; from the coding sequence ATGGAACTTAACAGTAAACATCAAAAAACACTTGATGACATTTTTGAAAATCCTGTTAGATCAAATATCGCTTGGAGTGATATTGAGTCTATGCTGGTTGCCCTTGGTGCAGAAGTGTCAGAAGGAAAGGGGTCAAGAGTAAGAATAGCTCTTAATGGTGTCAGGGCGACTTTTCACAGACCACACCCAGAAAAAGAAACTGATAAAGGTGCGGTTAAGTCGATGCGGCGATTCTTAACAGAAGCCAATGTTAAAGAATACAAGCACACAGGAGGACTCAACGACAATGAAATATAA
- a CDS encoding type II toxin-antitoxin system HicB family antitoxin codes for MKYKGYEAVVEFDDEAEIFHGEVINIRDVITFQGDSVKELKQAFYDSVDDYLEFCKERGEEPEKPFSGKFMLRINPELHKTIAIKAKKEGQSLNSWIEKCLSRYAS; via the coding sequence ATGAAATATAAAGGATATGAAGCAGTCGTTGAATTTGATGATGAAGCTGAAATTTTTCATGGCGAAGTAATTAATATTCGAGATGTAATTACATTTCAAGGCGACAGCGTAAAAGAATTAAAGCAAGCCTTTTACGACTCAGTTGATGATTATTTAGAATTTTGTAAAGAACGTGGCGAAGAACCTGAAAAGCCATTTTCAGGTAAATTCATGCTCAGAATTAACCCTGAGTTACATAAAACAATCGCCATCAAAGCCAAGAAAGAAGGCCAAAGTCTTAATTCTTGGATAGAGAAATGCTTGAGTAGGTATGCGAGCTAA
- a CDS encoding carbohydrate kinase family protein — MSNPRVLCLGEILFDCLADQLGLKLEEVKSWTPYPGGAPANVACALVKLGTPAGFIGAVGEDEPGNQLVKLLQEVGVDTTGVQRHPTAPTRQVYVVRDLAGDRNFAGFGQYDTSEFADTHLQTKQLPELLFQDADFLVLGTLELAYPDSEKATHRALELAEQYDLKIVLDVNWRPVFWQDENIARQKIQEIFKRVDFLKLSKEEAEWLFDTADPGAITYRLGSIEGVLVTDGENGCAYCLGENEGKLPAFNVSVADTTGAGDSFLAGFIHQLSKHGIHSLNDADTAKRIITYACAVGALTTIKPGAIASQPTPAEVESFLASH, encoded by the coding sequence ATGAGTAATCCCCGTGTTTTGTGTCTCGGTGAAATTTTATTTGATTGTTTAGCTGACCAGTTAGGGCTAAAGTTGGAAGAGGTGAAGTCTTGGACTCCCTACCCAGGAGGCGCACCAGCTAATGTTGCTTGTGCTTTGGTGAAGTTGGGGACTCCCGCCGGGTTTATTGGCGCGGTGGGGGAAGATGAACCAGGCAATCAGCTGGTTAAGCTATTACAAGAAGTAGGTGTAGATACAACGGGTGTACAACGTCATCCTACTGCGCCAACGCGGCAAGTTTATGTAGTGCGGGATTTGGCAGGCGATCGCAATTTTGCTGGCTTTGGGCAGTATGATACTTCTGAGTTTGCTGATACTCATCTGCAAACCAAGCAATTACCAGAGTTGCTGTTTCAAGATGCAGATTTTCTGGTTTTGGGGACTTTGGAATTAGCCTACCCCGACAGTGAAAAAGCGACTCATCGCGCTCTGGAATTGGCAGAACAGTATGATTTGAAAATTGTGCTAGATGTCAACTGGCGACCTGTTTTTTGGCAAGATGAAAACATCGCACGGCAAAAAATTCAGGAAATATTTAAGCGGGTTGATTTTCTCAAACTCTCGAAAGAAGAGGCAGAATGGTTATTTGATACCGCAGACCCCGGTGCTATCACTTACCGTTTAGGTTCGATTGAAGGGGTGTTGGTGACAGATGGTGAAAACGGCTGTGCCTATTGCTTAGGTGAGAATGAGGGTAAGTTACCTGCTTTTAATGTTTCAGTGGCTGATACCACCGGTGCAGGAGACAGCTTTTTAGCAGGGTTCATCCACCAACTCAGTAAACATGGTATTCACAGCTTGAATGATGCCGACACTGCCAAAAGGATTATTACCTATGCTTGTGCAGTAGGGGCGTTAACTACCATTAAACCAGGTGCGATCGCTTCTCAACCTACCCCAGCTGAAGTTGAATCTTTTCTCGCTTCCCATTAA